The following proteins are co-located in the bacterium genome:
- a CDS encoding RNA polymerase sigma factor RpoD/SigA: MSNLDLYFQEVKAFPLLSREEECELARGIRGNDGVALHKLVNSNLRFVVSIAKEYAHYGVPLEDLINEGNLGLLKAAQRFDETRGYKFISYAVWWIRQSILAALANHSKIVRMPLNRARVLNQIKRVSSELQQDLRRKPLPEEIAARLGLSLDEVKDTLPLMQDNFFLDDYVGNDEDSTYLDFLEDTRSKTPDSRVLEEDLMESIERMLCDLKPREARVLRMYYGLGADKEMTLEEIGQIMGLTRERIRQIKEEAFEKIRNSKTFRYMHDYQDMRDMTA; encoded by the coding sequence ATGAGCAATTTGGACCTCTATTTCCAGGAAGTGAAGGCCTTCCCGCTGCTGAGCCGGGAAGAGGAGTGCGAGCTGGCGCGCGGCATCCGCGGCAACGACGGCGTCGCCCTGCACAAGCTGGTCAACTCGAACCTGCGCTTCGTGGTGTCGATCGCCAAGGAGTACGCCCACTACGGCGTGCCCCTGGAGGACCTGATCAACGAGGGCAACCTGGGCCTGCTCAAGGCCGCCCAGCGCTTCGACGAGACGCGCGGCTACAAGTTCATCTCCTACGCGGTGTGGTGGATCCGGCAGTCGATCCTGGCCGCGCTGGCCAACCACTCGAAGATCGTGCGCATGCCGCTGAACCGCGCCCGCGTGCTCAACCAGATCAAGCGCGTCAGCAGCGAGCTGCAGCAGGACCTGCGCCGCAAGCCGCTGCCCGAGGAGATCGCGGCCCGTCTCGGCCTGTCCCTCGACGAGGTCAAGGACACCCTGCCGCTGATGCAGGACAACTTCTTCCTCGACGACTACGTGGGCAACGACGAGGACTCGACCTACCTCGACTTCCTCGAGGACACGCGCAGCAAGACGCCCGACTCGCGGGTCCTCGAGGAGGACCTCATGGAGTCGATCGAGCGCATGCTGTGCGACCTCAAGCCGCGCGAGGCCCGCGTGCTGCGCATGTACTACGGCCTGGGCGCCGACAAGGAGATGACCCTCGAGGAGATCGGCCAGATCATGGGCCTGACCCGCGAGCGCATCCGCCAGATCAAGGAGGAGGCCTTCGAGAAGATCCGCAATTCGAAGACCTTCCGGTACATGCACGACTACCAGGACATGCGCGACATGACGGCTTGA